One Anopheles marshallii chromosome 3, idAnoMarsDA_429_01, whole genome shotgun sequence genomic region harbors:
- the LOC128712089 gene encoding uncharacterized protein LOC128712089, producing the protein MKLPALLFSLGLITGVLSQGFGQQPPPFRPIPKSFAVPPKAQRRQLTQQQQTHILSDIQKHQHRFNLHQNQRSPNVFIQPSIQIPVPPQPHSRQPFSGPSTQQHFQPNAHFHHHSNNLHPPPPPSANAPTNSFRTPSSRPGPNFGAQVNRYYFQHHTQTTFIPNFLQLLQQDTRLPPQQRSVQNQLQQAQFFNGPPPPHTNGPTSVVQPLNSQPSFLNSIDTPTFGGPQRPNTLQAPFLQTSPSFAGNGQVRFPSQPNPSNVPNLGQQPVPLFPNQQLPLQNSPQNFKLSGPNVGQSAFPVQPSFHSQSINPSLQFPPLAQTAGTNFQQPSPQFQQQQQQQQLPRLQPNVPFTQSSNNFNTQPGVGFPQAQPQIQPFNGPQQPVQSQFGIGQAINFNGLQPQQPLSYQQQQEYERRLKDESERIRELQEKQKVIQKHEQFLQKQYQKQQVKVQQLHQEFLKKQQKILQQQQQYDQAQKTVVPSQVRSREVLPSERTLFEKTVKMQTKPIAEPTTAASPSGTGQLSVIPLKPNSKKDYSSITQSDLDVLLSSNRQNLFQTIKTETAKPAKAKPTKVKSTKALGRDDLLKQLKLALAETSPDLGGKNYSSTDLVLPNGEKVQVIRTTDPEIIKRANANSEGVLTQQLDSPTTPKPLSFEDIARSGLLPPGADFELIKQTEDGQIQEVAKIPPQKKVTFVYLEEQDDGSYKVQGVKGSGDKETKTSGADVDSILKRIKNGEIQLPPPSSVVSKGSSKPDLILDTPVTTTAPRHQPIKKANSVTIIPHSTPIEDHASTAYLSGSTVQHTASPAPATIYASTPSPASPNGVTAYSPGAYSGSTLPQLASARLSTPAPIAGNFPVDSTARFSEANSVYTPATATTAIPPATPAPSIYQSTNTEKYFSDATAAAIEQQQQTASTYQHQTIHASHQPTANDVVPTASASETVTQQQQDNTKGPQDDNTQQQQNELPAILKNNGLFAMAKYLRQSGLDTILNETGPYTIFVPTDKAFRSLLVQLGGPEKAEEKFRNNPRLLSGLLLHHVIPGSFEIASLQDEMTGVSLAGTQLRVNQYNMHDSEWNDVKVTTINGAMVVPDKQDIVIPQGIAHAVDRVMFPLPVGDILQTLQSDRERRFTHFLRALFASGMSDTLQNKGIKTYTVFAPTDAAFAHLTTEELTNLVTEKDQAEELVRKHVVPGTLFTAGMRFYQVKDVMAEGKTVTLQKTGGKIKVNDGYLQTSNIPTTNGVIHAIDSLL; encoded by the exons GTTCCTCCAAAGGCTCAACGGCGCCAACTgacgcaacagcagcagacgCACATTCTGAGCGACATTCAAAAGCACCAACATCGTTTCAATCTGCATCAGAACCAACGTTCCCCGAACGTGTTCATACAACCGTCGATTCAAATACCGGTGCCTCCACAACCCCATTCAAGGCAACCGTTCAGTGGCCCCAGTACACAGCAACACTTCCAGCCGAACGCACACTTCCACCATCACTCGAACAACTtacatccaccaccaccaccatcggccAATGCACCGACCAACAGCTTCCGTACACCGTCCAGCCGACCAGGACCAAACTTTGGAGCACAAGTAAACCGCTACTACTTCCAGCACCACACGCAAACCACATTCATTCCAAATTTTTTACAACTCTTACAGCAGGACACACGGCTGCCGCCTCAGCAGCGTTCCGTACAGAACCAACTACAGCAGGCCCAATTCTTCAACGGACCTCCTCCACCACACACTAACGGTCCCACGTCCGTCGTACAGCCACTGAACAGCCAACCGTCCTTCCTGAACAGTATCGATACTCCCACCTTCGGTGGACCCCAAAGACCCAACACCCTCCAAGCTCCATTCCTCCAAACTTCTCCCTCCTTTGCCGGTAATGGGCAGGTTCGCTTCCCGAGCCAGCCGAACCCATCGAACGTACCGAACCTTGGCCAACAACCCGTGCCACTCTTCCCTAACCAGCAGCTACCGCTTCAAAATTCGCCTCAAAACTTCAAACTGTCTGGCCCAAATGTTGGACAATCGGCATTCCCCGTGCAGCCGTCGTTCCACAGCCAATCCATAAACCCGAGTCTACAGTTTCCACCACTTGCGCAAACCGCCGGAACGAACTTCCAGCAGCCGTCTCCGCaattccagcagcagcagcaacagcaacaactgcCGAGACTGCAACCCAACGTACCGTTCACACAGTCCTCCAATAACTTCAACACCCAACCGGGCGTTGGATTCCCACAAGCGCAACCTCAAATTCAACCGTTCAACGGACCGCAGCAACCAGTGCAAAGTCAGTTTGGAATTGGTCAGGCGATAAACTTTAACGGTTTGCAACCGCAGCAACCACTCAGctaccaacagcaacaggagTACGAACGCCGGCTGAAGGACGAAAGTGAACGAATTCGCGAACTGCAGGAAAAACAGAAGGTGATCCAAAAGCATGAACAGTTCCTGCAAAAACagtaccagaagcagcaagtgAAGGTACAGCAGCTGCACCAGGAGTTCCTGAAGAAACAGCAAAAgatcctccagcagcagcaacagtatgACCAGGCACAGAAGACTGTCGTCCCGTCGCAGGTCCGTTCCCGCGAAGTGCTCCCATCTGAACGGACACTCTTCGAAAAGACAGTCAAAATGCAGACGAAACCAATAGCCGAACCTACCACTGCAGCTAGCCCGTCCGGCACTGGTCAACTTTCGGTGATTCCCCTAAAGCCCAACAGTAAGAAGGACTACAGCAGCATCACGCAGTCGGATCTGGACGTACTGCTCAGCTCGAACCGGCAGAACTTGTTCCAAACCATCAAAACCGAGACGGCTAAACCGGCCAAGGCTAAACCAACAAAAGTCAAGTCTACGAAAGCGCTTGGACGCGACGATCTGTTGAAGCAACTGAAGCTGGCACTCGCCGAAACTTCCCCAGATCTCGGGGGTAAGAACTACAGCTCGACGGATCTGGTTCTTCCGAATGGCGAAAAGGTACAGGTCATCCGTACGACCGATCCGGAAATTATTAAGCGTGCTAACGCCAACTCTGAGGGTGTCCTGACCCAACAGCTCGATTCACCCACCACACCGAAGCCGCTGTCCTTCGAGGACATCGCACGCAGTGGTCTGCTTCCACCAGGTGCAGACTTTGAGCTGATCAAGCAAACCGAAGACGGACAGATCCAGGAGGTGGCAAAAATTCCGCCTCAGAAGAAGGTTACCTTCGTCTATCTGGAGGAACAAGATGACGGTTCGTACAAGGTGCAGGGTGTAAAGGGAAGTGGAGACAAGGAGACGAAAACATCCGGTGCCGATGTCGACAGCATTCTGAAGCGCATCAAGAATGGGGAGATCCAGCTGCCTCCACCGTCGTCGGTGGTGTCCAAGGGATCATCCAAGCCGGATTTGATACTGGATACACCAGTTACGACCACTGCCCCACGTCATCAGCCGATCAAGAAGGCAAATTCAGTAACGATCATTCCGCACAGTACACCGATCGAGGATCACGCTTCGACGGCTTACCTTTCCGGCAGTACCGTACAGCATACAGCTTCTCCAGCACCGGCCACCATCTACGCCTCCACGCCTTCCCCCGCAAGCCCGAATGGAGTTACCGCATATTCACCGGGGGCTTACTCTGGCAGCACCCTTCCACAGCTTGCGTCGGCCCGTCTCTCTACACCGGCTCCGATTGCTGGCAACTTCCCAGTCGACAGTACGGCGCGTTTCTCTGAGGCGAACTCCGTTTACACACCTGCTACTGCCACAACGGCTATACCGCCAGCAACACCAGCTCCTAGCATCTATCAGAGCACCAACACCGAGAAATATTTCTCCGATGCTACGGCCGCCGCCAttgagcagcaacagcagacggcTAGCACCTATCAACATCAAACTATTCACGCATCACATCAGCCAACTGCTAACGATGTTGTACCGACGGCTTCCGCCTCCGAAACGGtaacgcagcagcagcaggacaaCACCAAGGGCCCGCAAGACGACAacacgcaacagcagcagaacgaACTGCCAGCAATTCTCAAGAATAACGGACTATTTGCCATGGCCAAATATCTCCGTCAGTCTGGTCTCGATACGATTCTGAATGAAACGGGCCCGTACACGATCTTTGTGCCGACCGACAAAGCCTTCCGCAGTCTGCTGGTCCAGCTGGGTGGACCCGAAAAGGCAGAGGAGAAGTTCCGCAACAATCCACGCTTGTTGAGCGGG CTACTCTTGCACCATGTCATTCCTGGATCGTTCGAAATTGCTTCACTGCAGGATGAAATGACCGGTGTCTCTCTGGCTGGAACTCAGCTTCGTGTGAACCAGTACAACATGCATGACTCGGAATGGAACGATGTTAAG GTCACAACAATCAACGGGGCTATGGTCGTCCCAGACAAACAGGACATAGTGATTCCCCAGGGCATTGCGCATGCCGTCGATCGTGTCATGTTTCCGCTACCGGTTGGTGATATTCTTCAAACGCTGCAGTCAGACCGTGAGCGACGCTTTACTCACTTCCTGCGAGCACTGTTCGCATCGGGCATGTCGGATACTCTCCAAAACAAAG GTATCAAAACTTACACAGTATTCGCACCGACCGATGCCGCATTTGCGCACCTCACGACGGAGGAACTCACCAACCTAGTCACGGAAAAGGACCAGGCGGAAGAACTCGTACGCAAGCATGTCGTCCCGGGCACCCTGTTCACTGCTGGTATGCGTTTCTACCAGGTTAAGGACGTTATGGCGGAGGGCAAAACGGTAACGCTGCAGAAGACGGGCG GTAAAATCAAGGTTAACGATGGTTATCTGCAGACGTCCAACATCCCTACGACGAATGGCGTCATACATGCTATTGATTCATTGCTGTAA